Proteins encoded by one window of Metamycoplasma subdolum:
- a CDS encoding RNA polymerase sigma factor: MSTENEIKKSIDLVVKSIQKELEKAKKKNPKKVAFNQEEVFAILEKQKLFMEDEKVIDLLFEELLNKNILINEVDFGDEDDIEETDFIDSVKKAKSTKKPVKKDKAPSFDEFEDDEDFKLSEPDDDELFDESSLEDVEDDDEELNIDEEYDDSSIRKKDDDDLEKTDDSLYISTKDDDEDEEDVDMSDDEYEFNADSLLKNYDTFEIKLDDPNRGSKDEGRLGNKLTETNDIVKWYMRWIGKYGKLLTPKEEKELAVKMEEAQNSNNYYKFKRARDMLVKRNLRLVINNAKRYKNRGLSFIDLISEGNSGIMKAVSKYDYKKGFKFSTYATWWIRQAITRAVADQARTIRVPVHMVETINKILKIERELQQENGYAPTYEEIAKKYGQDFTAEKVRYIRKINIDPISLDKSIGKEENSSFSDFVKDESVINPTDFASKEELSTILHEMLEKLDPDDKTLIQKRFGVGTDENGNPYHEHKLEELAEELGISKEKVRQMETKILRKLKHPKRREKLKAYHENNFSSE; encoded by the coding sequence ATGAGCACAGAAAATGAAATAAAAAAATCAATTGATTTAGTAGTAAAGTCAATTCAAAAAGAGCTTGAAAAAGCTAAAAAGAAAAATCCTAAAAAGGTAGCATTCAATCAAGAAGAAGTTTTTGCCATTTTAGAAAAACAAAAATTATTTATGGAAGATGAAAAAGTTATTGATTTACTTTTTGAAGAATTATTAAATAAAAATATTTTAATTAATGAAGTTGATTTTGGCGATGAAGACGATATTGAAGAAACTGACTTTATTGATTCAGTAAAAAAAGCGAAATCAACAAAAAAACCTGTCAAGAAAGATAAAGCGCCTTCATTTGATGAATTTGAAGATGATGAAGATTTTAAACTTTCCGAACCAGATGACGATGAACTATTTGATGAAAGTAGTTTAGAAGATGTTGAAGACGACGATGAAGAATTAAACATTGATGAAGAGTATGATGATTCTTCAATTAGAAAAAAAGACGATGATGATTTAGAAAAAACAGATGATTCACTTTATATTTCTACAAAAGATGATGATGAAGATGAAGAAGATGTTGATATGTCAGATGATGAATATGAATTCAATGCTGACTCGCTTTTGAAAAATTATGATACTTTTGAAATTAAATTAGATGATCCAAATCGTGGTTCTAAAGATGAAGGGCGTTTAGGCAATAAACTTACCGAAACTAATGACATTGTTAAATGATATATGAGATGAATCGGTAAATACGGAAAACTTTTAACCCCTAAAGAAGAAAAAGAACTCGCTGTTAAGATGGAAGAAGCCCAAAATAGTAATAATTACTATAAATTTAAAAGAGCGCGCGATATGCTTGTTAAAAGAAATTTAAGGTTAGTTATTAATAATGCTAAACGTTACAAAAACAGAGGTTTAAGCTTTATTGACTTAATTAGTGAAGGAAACTCTGGAATTATGAAGGCTGTTTCTAAGTATGATTACAAAAAAGGCTTTAAATTCTCAACATATGCTACTTGATGAATTCGCCAAGCAATTACTCGTGCAGTGGCAGATCAAGCAAGAACTATAAGAGTACCAGTTCACATGGTTGAAACAATCAATAAAATCTTGAAAATTGAAAGAGAACTTCAACAAGAAAACGGCTACGCACCAACTTATGAAGAAATTGCTAAAAAATACGGTCAAGATTTTACTGCCGAAAAAGTTAGATATATAAGAAAAATTAATATTGATCCAATTTCACTTGATAAAAGTATTGGCAAAGAAGAAAACTCATCATTTTCAGACTTCGTAAAAGATGAATCAGTAATAAATCCTACTGATTTTGCTTCAAAAGAAGAACTAAGCACTATTTTACATGAGATGTTGGAAAAACTTGATCCAGATGATAAAACTTTAATTCAAAAACGATTTGGTGTAGGAACTGATGAAAACGGTAATCCATATCATGAACACAAATTGGAAGAGCTTGCTGAAGAACTTGGCATTTCCAAAGAAAAAGTAAGACAAATGGAAACTAAAATTTTACGTAAATTGAAGCATCCAAAACGTAGAGAAAAGTTGAAAGCATATCATGAAAACAATTTTTCATCAGAATAG